The genomic region GAACCCCTTTGGGTTGGTGTAGCTCTACCGGAAATGAAATAGGAAATTGTGAGAATTTATCAGTATGTTACTTGCATGCTTTCCACATTAAATTCTTacttaaacattgttttctctTGATTCAAGAAATGTTCATATTCAAGTATAACGTAAGCTCGTCTCTACGTAAGCGGTAAATAACATCGACTTTTATCTAACTTGGTCAATgacaaatgtatatatgtattactgtgtaaactggatatttcttttaatgcaAGTCACTTACCGGCATAAAGACTGCGTTAATGTAGTTGTTTCTCCCCTGAACTTGGCAGCGTAGGAATGGGCGATATTCATCCGCTGCAATATTTATAACTAACGTAAACGTTCACAGAACTTTGTATTTACACATAGCATATAATCTTGTACATGGAACCAACCAATAATTCCGAACAAACCATAGAACACTGCATCAACCAACGATAAGAAGGTTTTCACCCCTGCCCAATAACTTAACATCAGTATAACAATTTAAACTCGGGTTTCTCGAAAGAAAATGAGCATTCAAGTTGTTGAAGGCAATTGATTCTTTACAACATTTTTGCCTGCTACTGCAACTTATGTTATTAACTATTGGACAGTCCTAGCTGCCCCGTTTACGATCTTTTATAGTGGCacattataaaaacacaaataaactgACATATTTAAAGTATCATTATAGATTAAGTTTAGTAAGGTATATGACGTACCTGGAAGTATATGGTCAAATCTGTTTTTGCTGTTATTGTCAGGTAAAAGTGCATTTGTGCAAGCAATGTCGTCATCAACACTATCCATCTCAAGGCCTTTGTCTAAGTCCTGACAAAAccatatgtttatgtattgatcaTTTTGTCGAAAATCAGATTTACTTCCATTCTTCGAAATGTAATGGTTGTCAAAATATGttaagtatatatgtatacatacgGTGTTTAcgcattatataataattaaaagcTAAGCGGAATATTACATACACGTCGTTTGtctttgattttataaaatatttaaaaacaatgcattttgatacacaattttactttattttatatccGTCGAAAATGGAAAGAGAGTAAATCTTTAGATTTAACCTCGTATTGAAGACGTAATCTGGATTTTCTAGACTTTGATTTGGGTGCCACGCGGGACATGTCTCTAAAGGTATTGTCAATGAGCTCGTTTCGTACTGGTTCAAATGGGAGTACGAATAATTCCAACATCAGCCGGTGAAGGAGCCGGTATTGGCCCTGACGAGAAGAATTGTTAAGTACGTTTGAATAAATACTTCGAGTATGTGGGTCTTGTTTTGCACATGGTTCACTTAATAATTCTTTATGATGAACTATAACAAACAGAGCTATTAGAGCGATGACTACCGCCGCACGCCGCCTTGACtcaatacatttcaaataatttaagtcaaaacatattaaagttaAAGTTATTATTGTTAAACAACGACAATGTTTACCAAATATGAGAATAATTTATGTATGACTATGGGAGCGCTTAAGTTAACGCTTTAATAGTAGAGTGTAAGTTCAAGAGCGTGTAACtagcaaaatatatgtgtatcacTAGCAAACATAGTGTTCATGTGTATCAATTTGGTTTAAGAATGACCacttttaaaaagtgtaaaacgTCTGATTAAGAAACTCTCATACCGCCAAACTGTACAACCAAGAGTCATGGGCAAATAACCCGTAAATGATTTGCTGCAACTGTAAATACGTGCTAAGCACTAGTAAACCATAAAGTGATcatgtgtatcaagttttaTTACGATTCCTCTTAAGCTGTGTAAGAAATGTGCTACAGAAACCTTTATATACCTACATAGTTCCATAATTCTTAAACGAATGGCCGCAATCGGCGAATTATGTGTTCAGAAACTCGTACACGTCATGTCTGGTATTTTTACCTAGCTTCAGAACAATGCATCCAACACTATAGATGAAGGTCGCTCCGTAAGTTTTACAACATACCGCCCTTCCGACCAACCGACAAACCAACCACCCCACATACAAACTGTGTGGTAACTTAACACTACAAGCCTCTTACCACTGTTTGCACCATGTTAACTCTGTCCTCTCTCAAATCTGTGACACACTGTGCAATATCAACAACTCCTGTCGCTCTTCCCTGGTCGTATAGATAATCCATGGCTATGAATGTCCCTGTTCTGCCTATCCCCGCACTAACAAATACAGTAGGAATTTGTTTGAAGATACATTTAGACGTCTttaaaaagaacacaaaaacaacaactcatacTTCAAGCTTCAAGCGTCTCccataaaaatacaacaacacaaagtAACGGAAGTCGATAAATGTTAACACATCCGACATTAAACTTTAACGCACATTCAAAAATAGCATTATATACAGTACAGTTTCTATAACAAAGCGCACAGGTAAACTTAGATATATATTGTAATGATGGAAGTCTTTGCATGTTTTGTAAATCAATTAATGTTAACAATGCTATGGACCTGCAATGCACAAGCCACGGATGTTTCCTTTGGCCATCACGAAGTTTAACTTTTCTCCAGAAGTGTACAAGGCTTATCGGACTTTGTGGTACGTCTTTGTCCGGCCAAGATGTGTAGTGAAACTGGGTCAGTTTACGGCGTTCTGATGGATGTGTCTGAAATATTCATATCtatagtaaaacatttaaaagatataGTTCAACGTCGACCTTTTACATCACTGGCATTTACAAAGGTCAAACGTTATTAGCAAATTGACCTTCCGTCTTTTAACATCAAATGCAAAAACGAAACATAGAATATAGAATAGAAAATGTAGTAAACATGTCATACTGAAATCAGTATAAACGCTATACCGTTCTGTGAAATCCAACTGTTCTTATACAGAAGTCAGCAAACACTTCCTCTTTCATCAATGTAACTTCGAAGTAGCCATAAGTCGTCTGATGCTTGAGTCCTCCGCCCCAATAGTGTAGACATTTCATCTGAAAACggacataaatgtatataaaacatgcaaattacaaaatgttcaaAGGCAAGCATGTTGGCACtttcatgtatgttttttgttcaagtttatgttttaaaatgttttctatcacctttatttgttatgtttggataaaaaatacaaacttttgTTTCCTCAACCAAATTGGTAACCATAACAACCGTTTGTACGTTTTGCTCCCAAATCATCTGCCAAAAATCCTCCATGTTAGATTCCACaggacctttaaatgtcatttaaatcacatttatcTCAACATTTGTGATTGAATTGCTATATTAACATGGTTTCAATGGTGATGTTCACTTAAGAATATAGCCTCCAAAAATCGTTTTTAGCTCGTCCGTGTTTCAAGGAAAACggtcgaggtattgtcattgctCTGCAGTCGTCGTCGTAGTTCAAACAATCACTTAACGACAAACgtgcaagattataagtatcttccatggccgagagtgtaagataggttcattccgacccgagcgtaggttttttttgcgaaaacgaggtttaccgagtttccgcaaaacaccctgcgcgagggtcgggatgaaccaaTCTTACACGACCGGCTATGGTAGAtgatttttctcccacctcagtttaacaaaattaagtaaaatgtatttttttgctggaactcttttgtgcttagtgaaaataattgcgtatggatatacgataattcgtggttgtcatggattttcgcgcagtgattcagagtatgtgaatggtctgatcggtctttaaatagttctaagaagagtgaagcattatttcttgaaaggtgcgtgaaaactgttttctggtgacatttgaagcgagaaataattaactcgcgttctaaatattgccaccagacaaggtttcgatggtgcgctacagacgacagtcctcaacaagggaggtaataacaatgtggtgaccattaaaagaagttccatacgggcattttatcttcgcccgtgggcaagatataaatttctagcatggttgaattattggatctacttatctgaagtgggagaaaagaatttctagcatgtttaaattaatggatctattTATCTGAGATGAgtgaaaatcaaataaactttaCCCAAAGATAGTTAGCACATATATAGTAAAGTAAATAACTCAGGCTTTCATAAAGTTCGAGTTATGGCCGAGTTTCAGtgaaaacaacatatataaatgGCGTTGGCGATCGCTCAGCGGCgcttttgtttaatatatttaatttaatttatatgtttagCAAGGACGATACCTCggctataataaataaataaatagtatgcCCTTAGTTTTAGTTAAACTCAAACTAAGGACGTGCGTTGGCGTTAACTCCGCGGCGCTCTtgaaaaatatagtttatttatacaatatgtaCATACCCTGAGACGCAATATAGGTCTTTCTCTTTTGATATCCCTTAAACAGAATGttacagttgttttatttacggcatattaactgtttgattttattaacaCAAGTATATAAGTTATACACGCTGAACtaaaagcataattatataaacattggaTAATTCAGGTCGaattccttttttaaaacaaagaacctaataacatattattggtAAACAGGGATTTCTGTATACATTAATATCTTACTTGGATATGGCAGGCATTGATGTAATTGATATTTGCACTAGTTTCGGCTTGTAGAACAACTCTGGAGTGGTCGTCTGTAACAAAGTATTtacttacattattttttaatttattatacatatgtaATATGTACGAATAAAGCCATATCTTATGCTAcgttattataatatattgctGTGTTTCAGTGTATTATAACCATACCATAATTTGTATACGAAAAGATTTAACGTAATATCACATTAAAGATTCCTAGTAAACgataacaacatatgtttgtacATGATTTTGTTAATCTTTGACTATAATTTAATAGTGGAAGAGAATGTATGTCAACTTACATGCATATAATCCCTTATATCGATTTTTGCCTATATTTTCGAAACGTTTTGCCGCTGTTGCAGGGAACTGTAAACCAGAAGGGATTTCCTGAAAAACGATACCACCTTATTGTTTACATTACGGAATTTTAAATTcatgtatcattaaaatacaaatgaaatgttattgttttaacataagAATATCAACTTGGTATATTTCAccgttttgaaatttaagccctCTCACCAACGCAAATCGAACGTCAATTTTAAcgattttatttctgaaataacgTCACTTCCGATTACTACGGTGTTCCGTTAGGGACATACTGTCATACTGTATTCGACCTTATGTCCAAAAGCACGAAGGTAAAGGAGCTTAGGGATGAAggcaaaataacaaaagtaacaaGGCGGAGAAACTCCTTCACCATAGTCCCTTCGCTCTTTCGCCTTTGTGTCTTTGCGTCTTGACCTTCGTCCCTTCGCTCCTTTGATTTCTTTCTTTCGGAAGACACAATGACCTAACTGAACACCGTTCGTAAGGGGCCACAAACTAAAAGCACTACCAGTAATGTGAAGACCGCGTTGAATTCCAGCGTGTTTTAGAAAGGTGATTACGCTATCAATATGATCAATCATACAagatattaaacattatattgagTCTAATTATCTATGTCAGTATTATCAAATGTCTCTATGAAATTACATGTACGAAGGCGGAGAAGCAAAGGGATAAAGGCTACTTCGCTCCTTCGGCTTCAAATTTTCGTGCTTTCGTGTCTTCGTCTTAGTGTTTTTGCAACTTAGCCTTCATACTTTCGTGTCATCGCTAGCCCTAACAGAACACGTAGTATAATATTTGGCGCATTATGCAAAAAACTTCCATTTATTTTCGTTTTCCATCATTTTAatgcatacaataaaaataatttttaggCTTCtaatattgttaacttttttcaTTAGTGGTAACAAGCCATAGAAACATGATATTCAccaacaaaaaatgatattgctATTTGCGAATCCACGTGTGTAACAAGGGGAGACGTTATTCCTATTCTTAAGCTATGACAAAACTAAAGACTTGTAAATAAATTAACGTGAATCACACCATTTCCCTAGCATTGGATTTTAAAGCGCcatgaataaaaaaagcatgtacatatataatgtaCGGATGAAATTCCGGCAATTGTTCATCATGTCAGAGAATGGACAGTCCGAAGCACGCAGAAAACACAGCGTTTAGGACCTTAATTTCATTTGGAATGACAACAGAGCTACAATTAAGCGTACAACCTTAATAGGAAATAAACTCGAAGGTGGACTGGAGTTTCTGAATTAAAATACTATTCTAAAAGGATGAAACTTAATTGACTAAattccttaaaataaaataaaatgcaaaatggaaaataatcgcatcatattttctttatcaatGCGGACCAAATTATCTTGTCTTCAATATGAATTTAGACTCACTTAAATCCCTATCTGGACAAAACTTAAAACTCTGTTTTCCAACGAGACTTGATCATCACGTGGTTagaatttaaatcaatttcaagGTCAAACAATATTAAGAATGACTTTTATTCAATTCGAACTCAAGTTTTATggggaaataaatatattaaattcaataataaatgtcTACTAGTCAAACACTGGATTGACTCTGGATTTATGTTTCTAATCGATATAATTTCATCATCTGGTGAGATAGACCTGAGAAGAATTGTGCAATAGTGAAATGTAACTGGATTTCAGAggtaaacacaataataaaagcTATCTCAAAGCACTGGAAAATTGTAATTAAATCGATTCAATCTGTAAACATAAAGATTAAAACGTGATTAAATCTTAAATACGGTCAAAAGCAGTTAGACGATCTCAccaataaagatatttatcatttatttcgtAATGCTGTATTTGAAAAACCCTTTGCATGGCGATCATGGTATCTTATTTTACATTGGATGATTCCAGAAAATCAAGTTTAACAGTTCAAGTTCAAACTACTACATGACATCATGGCTACAAATCTAAACCTATTCTGCTGGAATATCTCAGCAAGTCCTCTTTGTAATCACTGCATTCACGTCGAAGACTATGACAACTTTCTTATTAATTGCCCGTTTCTCTCTCATTGTTGGTCAAAGACAAATGACACAattaaacattgtaatatacatcaacagatgaaaggccTCGAAATACTTGTAATTGgatataaaattgaatacaaataatatatagaggatatttgtttatttcagtgtaagatcgtattttatttcacgagtgtcatagaaaaacatattttcactaATGGCAAAGCCACgggtgaaaatgtagtttttctaTTATCAAGAGTGAAACtaaatacaatcttacactgaaataaacaaattttctgttttttatgcttattttcggagttttttttagtttttttaatttatttcttaattacccccttatttgaaaagggtggtatttactcaaaattatagctgtcaactttgagaaatagttctctgctattcactCTTATAGTTTATTCTTCGCTcgttttataagtgcacatatgttccatcaaataacgaaaacatttttattttaagtggggtatgaatacataaacaaattactacgccgctatttaatgaatgaaaatttggaaggtcaaatgtgttagcaaaacaaatgcgtacactcattggattttaaaaattcttcttagtttaagactgcatgtgcttcatagtaaattaatattcagtcatcttaccttcagagaccagtctgtttcgcttgaaaacaggtttgttttccaggtaaagaatgaatgccacgctagtttgttgacaaattttgaggcgtgggtggggtaaaaaatattttacgtattacaacggcaaacagttcaaaatacatttgaacgatgatataaaattctatttatgtttgaacagttgtaatcgtctgtaatttgtttgatatgaaagcaaatgttccaacattcagcttcaagatcaagaaaatgtctgataaacgggataaccggtaataaacgttAAGTTGctaatttacaaatatatattatagcGTTTGATTATGAACAGTACATACGTAGCGTTCAGATATAAGCAGTGCATATATAGCATTTGATTATGAACAGTACATACGTAGCGTTCAAATATGAGCAGTACATATATAGCGTTCGATTATGAACAGTACATACCTAGCGTGCAATTATGAACAGTACATGCACAGCGTTCAATTACGAACAGTGCATATATAGCATTCGATtatgaacaaaacatatatagagTTCTATTATGGGCAATACATACATAGTGTTCAATTATGAGCAGTGCATATATAGCGTTTGATTATGAACAGTACATACATAGCGTTCAATTATGAGCAGTGCATATGTAGCGTTCGATTATGAACAGAACATATATAGCGTTCTATTAGGGGCAGTTCATATATAACGTTCAATTATGAGCAGTACATGTATAGCGTTCGATTATGAGCAGTACATTTATATAGCGTTTAATTATGAGCAGAACATATATAGCGTTTAATTATGAGCAGTACATATAAAGCGTTGAATTATGAGCAGTACATACATAGCGTTCAATTATGAACAGTACATACATAACGTTCAGTTATGAGCAGTACATTTATAGCATTCGATTATGAGCAGTACGTATATAGGAAAGAAAACTTTACCTGAAAGGTCCTCTCGAAGAAGCTAATATCATTGTAGTGTACATTCAAATACCCCGTAAGTTCACGGACAGCAATGGGACTGATAGAATGGTTCACCTTTCTATGGAAAGCTTCTGTATTGTAATATTCACCCGGTTCATCAAATGCTGTTATGTAATCAGCACCAGAGGCCATACATGTTGCATCGCCGATGTCTTAAATAAAAACGTCCCtcggtaaagctattttgatacACGTGTGGTCCGTGTGTAATGTTTGcacgtgtgtatgtggtgtattTAAGTTTGTGTCTCTAGATCATTCTCGTTTCGACCCTTGCCTCTTTAAAATACAGGATGAAACAGTATGTTGAAAGGAAAAGGCGGACCAATATAGCGCCCAAAATTTATGATGACCTGGCACATATTCATATCATTGcatttagcatttttaacatgtttatatataaacgTTTTTACGTTTCAAAAGATATATTACGCACAAATGGTCGAAAAGTGCATACTTTTACgtcattaaacatgtttataccGTGTGCAGTGCTCGTCTGCTGAACAGCAGCGGTGTtgatgtaaacattgttttcccCATCCATGTTCGTAACAGATTGGTCAGCTTCAGTTCCATTTATATCATTCGATCTTGCTTTCCGTCTGGACAAATCATGAAATACATTGTACAACAACACTATGTGACCAAACAGTCATTTACATTTCTTAGGAATGCACAACTGTTATTCAATAACTTTACGAGAAAAACGCAAAACATGCGATTTAAAGTAATAAGAAAACAAGCTTAATTATTAAGTTAGTTTGTACCGTCTGATTGGTTTGACCTTCCTTCGCCTTATATATATCACAGAGATGACAAAGCCGACAGCGATAAGAAGAACAATCCCAAC from Mya arenaria isolate MELC-2E11 chromosome 3, ASM2691426v1 harbors:
- the LOC128227286 gene encoding receptor-type tyrosine-protein phosphatase kappa-like isoform X1, encoding MPGIFLSSKGQHLRIQQMNGSSHFTVCEIQVFARSMQDRLTGVCTSGCVNRWTGKDGMCNKNCSISMWGEECEHPCGQCSNGAPCNVSNGHCKTCAAGYKHTQNCTDECEDGRYGPNCNSICSLNCVHTCSKLDGTCKYCKAGYTGKMCDKECENGTYGTNCSKPCGHCVAGCDKKEGSCLGGCLPGFTGDTCQAIGGQAEHNANGFVIGGSVGIVLLIAVGFVISVIYIRRRKVKPIRRRKARSNDINGTEADQSVTNMDGENNVYINTAAVQQTSTAHDIGDATCMASGADYITAFDEPGEYYNTEAFHRKVNHSISPIAVRELTGYLNVHYNDISFFERTFQEIPSGLQFPATAAKRFENIGKNRYKGLYAYDHSRVVLQAETSANINYINACHIQGYQKRKTYIASQGPVESNMEDFWQMIWEQNVQTVVMVTNLVEETKMKCLHYWGGGLKHQTTYGYFEVTLMKEEVFADFCIRTVGFHRTTHPSERRKLTQFHYTSWPDKDVPQSPISLVHFWRKVKLRDGQRKHPWLVHCSAGIGRTGTFIAMDYLYDQGRATGVVDIAQCVTDLREDRVNMVQTVGQYRLLHRLMLELFVLPFEPVRNELIDNTFRDMSRVAPKSKSRKSRLRLQYEDLDKGLEMDSVDDDIACTNALLPDNNSKNRFDHILPADEYRPFLRCQVQGRNNYINAVFMPSYTNPKGFIISQLPLPSTAVDVCRLILDEEINIVVQFDDSGKEEIGRFLPENEEKMKIDAFEIRRERTSSVQDCQIETVSLKLNYKTRTFKHIQFKKWTRNRLVPPDSSSLLNLVKEVEEQQSSEDDEDSPILVLCLNGAERSGLFVVLMNILERCRVDGEVSIPQVIRYLRSRRKQIVPNLEQYVYCHNVTTKYLESSMTYANLKSARSDA
- the LOC128227286 gene encoding receptor-type tyrosine-protein phosphatase kappa-like isoform X2, which codes for MPGIFLSSKGQHLRIQQMNGSSHFTVCEIQVFARSMQDRLTGVCTSGCVNRWTGKDGMCNKNCSISMWGEECEHPCGQCSNGAPCNVSNGHCKTCAAGYKHTQNCTDECEDGRYGPNCNSICSLNCVHTCSKLDGTCKYCKAGYTGKMCDKECENGTYGTNCSKPCGHCVAGCDKKEGSCLGGCLPGFTGDTCQAIGGQAEHNANGFVIGGSVGIVLLIAVGFVISVIYIRRRKVKPIRRSNDINGTEADQSVTNMDGENNVYINTAAVQQTSTAHDIGDATCMASGADYITAFDEPGEYYNTEAFHRKVNHSISPIAVRELTGYLNVHYNDISFFERTFQEIPSGLQFPATAAKRFENIGKNRYKGLYAYDHSRVVLQAETSANINYINACHIQGYQKRKTYIASQGPVESNMEDFWQMIWEQNVQTVVMVTNLVEETKMKCLHYWGGGLKHQTTYGYFEVTLMKEEVFADFCIRTVGFHRTTHPSERRKLTQFHYTSWPDKDVPQSPISLVHFWRKVKLRDGQRKHPWLVHCSAGIGRTGTFIAMDYLYDQGRATGVVDIAQCVTDLREDRVNMVQTVGQYRLLHRLMLELFVLPFEPVRNELIDNTFRDMSRVAPKSKSRKSRLRLQYEDLDKGLEMDSVDDDIACTNALLPDNNSKNRFDHILPADEYRPFLRCQVQGRNNYINAVFMPSYTNPKGFIISQLPLPSTAVDVCRLILDEEINIVVQFDDSGKEEIGRFLPENEEKMKIDAFEIRRERTSSVQDCQIETVSLKLNYKTRTFKHIQFKKWTRNRLVPPDSSSLLNLVKEVEEQQSSEDDEDSPILVLCLNGAERSGLFVVLMNILERCRVDGEVSIPQVIRYLRSRRKQIVPNLEQYVYCHNVTTKYLESSMTYANLKSARSDA
- the LOC128227286 gene encoding receptor-type tyrosine-protein phosphatase kappa-like isoform X3, producing the protein MQDRLTGVCTSGCVNRWTGKDGMCNKNCSISMWGEECEHPCGQCSNGAPCNVSNGHCKTCAAGYKHTQNCTDECEDGRYGPNCNSICSLNCVHTCSKLDGTCKYCKAGYTGKMCDKECENGTYGTNCSKPCGHCVAGCDKKEGSCLGGCLPGFTGDTCQAIGGQAEHNANGFVIGGSVGIVLLIAVGFVISVIYIRRRKVKPIRRRKARSNDINGTEADQSVTNMDGENNVYINTAAVQQTSTAHDIGDATCMASGADYITAFDEPGEYYNTEAFHRKVNHSISPIAVRELTGYLNVHYNDISFFERTFQEIPSGLQFPATAAKRFENIGKNRYKGLYAYDHSRVVLQAETSANINYINACHIQGYQKRKTYIASQGPVESNMEDFWQMIWEQNVQTVVMVTNLVEETKMKCLHYWGGGLKHQTTYGYFEVTLMKEEVFADFCIRTVGFHRTTHPSERRKLTQFHYTSWPDKDVPQSPISLVHFWRKVKLRDGQRKHPWLVHCSAGIGRTGTFIAMDYLYDQGRATGVVDIAQCVTDLREDRVNMVQTVGQYRLLHRLMLELFVLPFEPVRNELIDNTFRDMSRVAPKSKSRKSRLRLQYEDLDKGLEMDSVDDDIACTNALLPDNNSKNRFDHILPADEYRPFLRCQVQGRNNYINAVFMPSYTNPKGFIISQLPLPSTAVDVCRLILDEEINIVVQFDDSGKEEIGRFLPENEEKMKIDAFEIRRERTSSVQDCQIETVSLKLNYKTRTFKHIQFKKWTRNRLVPPDSSSLLNLVKEVEEQQSSEDDEDSPILVLCLNGAERSGLFVVLMNILERCRVDGEVSIPQVIRYLRSRRKQIVPNLEQYVYCHNVTTKYLESSMTYANLKSARSDA
- the LOC128227286 gene encoding receptor-type tyrosine-protein phosphatase kappa-like isoform X4, with amino-acid sequence MDGENNVYINTAAVQQTSTAHDIGDATCMASGADYITAFDEPGEYYNTEAFHRKVNHSISPIAVRELTGYLNVHYNDISFFERTFQEIPSGLQFPATAAKRFENIGKNRYKGLYAYDHSRVVLQAETSANINYINACHIQGYQKRKTYIASQGPVESNMEDFWQMIWEQNVQTVVMVTNLVEETKMKCLHYWGGGLKHQTTYGYFEVTLMKEEVFADFCIRTVGFHRTTHPSERRKLTQFHYTSWPDKDVPQSPISLVHFWRKVKLRDGQRKHPWLVHCSAGIGRTGTFIAMDYLYDQGRATGVVDIAQCVTDLREDRVNMVQTVGQYRLLHRLMLELFVLPFEPVRNELIDNTFRDMSRVAPKSKSRKSRLRLQYEDLDKGLEMDSVDDDIACTNALLPDNNSKNRFDHILPADEYRPFLRCQVQGRNNYINAVFMPSYTNPKGFIISQLPLPSTAVDVCRLILDEEINIVVQFDDSGKEEIGRFLPENEEKMKIDAFEIRRERTSSVQDCQIETVSLKLNYKTRTFKHIQFKKWTRNRLVPPDSSSLLNLVKEVEEQQSSEDDEDSPILVLCLNGAERSGLFVVLMNILERCRVDGEVSIPQVIRYLRSRRKQIVPNLEQYVYCHNVTTKYLESSMTYANLKSARSDA